In the Candidatus Nitrospira nitrosa genome, one interval contains:
- a CDS encoding DUF928 domain-containing protein: MKLRCPSTLVGIGLSLSLISSATGVTAADHPPMPITGPQENLQLPIYAPPKNVLPRARVGGALRGKDTADAEIVALVPDHIGLTVKQTPTLNWFLSKPTSYPLKFTITDDRKVRPIYEGPLSTPPAAGVHTIDLKTLGLTLEPNVQYRWFVSASPDSASHASDIVAGGMIERCEFSECIVTISPKMTCDQDSVRTNATIGLWYDAMGCVCSLIEKNPTDPALRRLRAALLRQVGLNGVADWDLSSIQTKAR, from the coding sequence ATGAAACTCCGCTGCCCCTCTACGCTCGTTGGAATTGGCCTGTCCCTGAGCCTGATCAGCTCGGCCACAGGAGTGACAGCTGCGGACCATCCGCCAATGCCAATAACAGGGCCACAAGAAAACCTGCAGCTGCCGATCTATGCCCCACCGAAAAATGTCCTCCCCCGCGCCCGAGTGGGTGGCGCGCTGCGCGGAAAGGACACGGCTGATGCAGAAATCGTGGCGCTGGTACCAGACCATATCGGTCTGACGGTGAAACAAACCCCAACTCTGAATTGGTTTCTGTCGAAACCAACCTCCTATCCGTTGAAATTCACTATTACGGATGATAGAAAAGTCCGCCCTATCTACGAAGGCCCTCTTTCAACGCCACCGGCGGCCGGTGTGCACACCATCGACCTCAAGACCTTAGGCTTGACACTGGAACCGAATGTTCAATACCGCTGGTTTGTGTCGGCCAGCCCAGATTCCGCATCACACGCCTCGGATATCGTCGCCGGGGGGATGATCGAACGATGTGAATTCAGCGAATGCATTGTGACCATCTCGCCCAAGATGACCTGTGACCAGGATAGCGTTCGTACGAATGCCACAATCGGACTCTGGTATGATGCGATGGGCTGTGTATGCTCACTGATCGAGAAGAACCCAACGGACCCTGCACTTCGACGACTCCGTGCTGCGCTTTTGAGACAAGTCGGCCTCAACGGCGTAGCCGATTGGGACCTCAGCTCTATTCAAACAAAGGCAAGATGA